The following proteins are encoded in a genomic region of Oncorhynchus keta strain PuntledgeMale-10-30-2019 chromosome 35, Oket_V2, whole genome shotgun sequence:
- the LOC118368348 gene encoding rho GTPase-activating protein 11A-like isoform X1 → MDACTSLLEHVDTEGLFRKSGSIVRLKALRAKLDKGEECLSTALPCDVAGLVKQFFRELPDPVLPTELHDAFLKAQQLPTEEERTSATLLLSCVLPDRNMSILHYFFAFLHKVSQRSGVNKMDSSNLSVILAPNLLHAGDGADKMNASTEKRLKQQAAVVYCLIEHALDFGVVPQFIMEKIPAMLGCEAAVLSPTLDGFEELDTNSGTKRRHRRSLGDMVNGARNKLKINRTPTNTPQSDGYVFSSTPVIITPNSKRKLPLESGQSYGSSKKRRSIKKNLVLELLPNALFGGSSTPVPGYTDPSASESLNSSQNALSSIGRSSRQCASSARRKSKRLSHRHVVNRVESGKAGCFSPKVTKKENVCKSLRLRFSLGKSSRDPKEGSESIGWRLATQESTTSFRFTKDAEFSPTVLRNKSSSNGSKFYSKSEDNLLTPQCNDGSAFRTSWNGETPDEGLVLGGGSFTDTPMNMCLNNNYYSEPAIVVAKPPMVASFPKKLCCGSSAESLESEGSFSQSQTGPTLLKIKRAFTESHHSAPSGEDKASHPENTETDSTPSESKTLKGASPNKESSSMPTPHRCLADDQNITFGQIKFVPLSPLSIDSTLFEVGRSSSLSEKACDQLLCAGDRSVEGEAEIVADQVNCSRLIDALDIQSPGHFTRSMAAGVQTTLYRASGLEYFQELNTPLPPMGTVSVMVDVAVASPEPSTHPQRQEHQQVELPSPGTLETRRVRVADHIQRFNKLVLYSPKSQAKAVRSPLKFQRTPVRQSVRRINSLLVDRRPAVVGNTSSRAQDTPTPVGKAVSLESGLSARAQLQPYQCQADNQGGPPNYKGRSTKTRPPPVPPKKTASIMRKPRNCALGDVTNKVQPKAKGDTPIKNSPGGEGQKSVVQQVAERDVCCYRGSPRNPLNDGRLLSATKPIDL, encoded by the exons ATGGATGCGTGCACAAGTCTGCTGGAACATGTGGATACAGAGGGTTTGTTCAGAAAGTCTGGTTCCATTGTCCGCCTGAAAGCACTCAGG GCGAAGTTGGATAAGGGTGAGGAGTGCCTGTCCACTGCCCTGCCGTGTGATGTTGCTGGCCTGGTCAAGCAGTTCTTCAGGGAGCTACCAGATCCTGTTCTGCCCACAGAGCTGCATGATGCCTTCCTCAAGGCCCAGCAGCTgcccacagaggaggagaggacctcTGCCACCCTGCTGCTGTCCTGTGTACTGCCTGACAGAAACATGAGCATCCTACATTACTTCTTCGCCTTCCTCCACAAAGTCTCTCAGAG AAGTGGTGTGAATAAGATGGACAGCAGTAACCTGTCTGTGATCCTGGCTCCCAACCTCCTGCACGCTGGAGACGGGGCAGACAAGATGAACGCCAGCACAGAGAAACGCCTCAAGCAACAGGCAGCCGTGGTCTACTGCCTTATAGAACATGCTCTGGATTTCG GTGTGGTACCTCAGTTTATCATGGAGAAGATTCCAGCCATGCTGGGCTGTGAGGCTGCTGTTCTTTCCCCTACTCTAGATGGATTCGAGGAGTTAGACACAAACTCTGGGACCAAGAGGAGACACAGGCGCAGTTTAGGAG ATATGGTCAATGGAGCTCGGAATAAGTTAAAAATAAATAGAACACCCACAAATACTCCCCAGTCAGACGGATATG TTTTTTCTTCAACTCCTGTGATAATTACTCCCAACTCCAAGAGAAAACTTCCTTTGGAATCTGGTCAAAGTTATGGCTCCAGCAAGAAACGGAGATCCATCAAAAAGAACCTTGTTTTAGAGTTACTACCTAATGCTCTGTTTGGTGGAAGCTCTACTCCTGTACCAG GATACACGGACCCCAGTGCTTCGGAATCCCTGAACTCCTCCCAGAATGCATTGTCCTCAATTGGGAGGTCCAGCAGGCAGTGTGCCAGCTCTGCAAGGAGAAAGAGCAAACGACTGAGTCACCGGCATGTTGTCAACCG AGTGGAGTCAGGGAAAGCTGGTTGCTTCTCTCCCAAGGTCACCAAGAAAGAAAATGTTTGTAAGTCCCTGCGCCTGCGCTTCAGCCTGGGCAAGAGCAGCAGAGACCCT AAAGAGGGTTCAGAGTCCATTGGTTGGCGACTTGCCACTCAAGAGAGCACCACCAGTTTTCGTTTCACCAAAGATGCCGAATTTAGCCCGACTGTATTGCGAAACAAGAGCTCGTCGAATG GCTCCAAGTTCTACAGTAAGTCAGAGGACAACCTGCTGACCCCCCAGTGTAATGACGGCAGTGCCTTCCGGACATCCTGGAATGGGGAGACTCCTGACGAGGGTCTTGTCTTGGGCGGGGGCTCCTTCACCGACACACCCATGAACATGTGCCTGAACAACAACTACTACTCTGAGCCTGCCATCGTGGTGGCCAAGCCCCCCATGGTGGCCAGCTTCCCCAAGAAGCTGTGCTGTGGCTCCAGCGCTGAGAGCCTGGAGAGTGAGGGCTCGTTCAGCCAGTCCCAGACCGGGCCCACCTTACTCAAGATCAAAAGAGCCTTCACTGAGTCACACCACAGTGCCCCCTCAGGAGAGGACAAGGCATCACACCCTGAGAACACTGAAACAGATTCAACTCCTTCTGAATCTAAAACACTCAAAGGTGCATCACCAAACAAAGAGAGTTCTAGCATGCCAACACCTCACAGGTGTCTGGCTGATGACCAGAACATCACATTTGGTCAGATCAAgtttgttcctctgtctcccttgTCTATAGACAGCACCCTGTTTGAAGTCGGAAGGAGTAGCAGTCTGTCAGAGAAGGCCTGTGACCAGTTGCTGTGTGCTGGTGACAGATCcgtggagggagaggcagagattgTGGCTGACCAAGTGAACTGCAGTAGGCTGATCGATGCCCTGGACATCCAGAGCCCTGGTCACTTCACACGCAGCATGGCTGCTGGGGTCCAGACCACTCTATACAGAGCCTCTGGGCTGGAGTACTTTCAGGAGCTCAACACCCCTCTACCCCCCATGGGTACAGTATCTGTAATGGTAGATGTGGCTGTGGCATCCCCAGAGCCCAGTACCCATCCCCAGAGGCAGGAGCATCAGCAGGTGGAGCTTCCCTCCCCAGGCACCCTGGAGACCCGCAGGGTAAGGGTGGCAGACCACATCCAGCGCTTCAACAAGCTCGTCCTGTATTCACCTAAATCACAGGCCAAAGCAGTCAGGTCCCCTCTCAAGTTCCAGCGTACTCCCGTGCGCCAGTCTGTCCGCAGGATCAACTCTCTACTGGTGGACAGGAGGCCTGCAGTGGTTGGGAACACCTCCAGCCGGGCCCAGGACACCCCTACCCCTGTGGGGAAGGCTGTCAGCCTGGAGAGTGGCCTGTCTGCTAGGGCTCAGCTTCAGCCTTACCAGTGCCAGGCAGACAACCAGGGAGGCCCCCCAAATTACAAGGGCCGCTCCACAAAAACCCGCCCTCCTCCTGTCCCACCCAAGAAGACAGCCAGCATCATGCGCAAGCCTAGGAATTGCGCTCTAGGCGACGTGACCAACAAGGTACAACCTAAGGCCAAAGGTGACACACCCATTAAGAACAGCCCAGGAGGTGAAGGTCAGaagtctgtggtgcagcaggtgGCTGAGAGGGATGTGTGTTGCTACAGAGGCTCCCCCAGGAACCCCCTCAACGATGGCAGACTGCTGTCAGCCACCAAGCCCATAGACCTCTAG
- the LOC118368348 gene encoding rho GTPase-activating protein 11A-like isoform X3, whose amino-acid sequence MDACTSLLEHVDTEGLFRKSGSIVRLKALRAKLDKGEECLSTALPCDVAGLVKQFFRELPDPVLPTELHDAFLKAQQLPTEEERTSATLLLSCVLPDRNMSILHYFFAFLHKVSQRSGVNKMDSSNLSVILAPNLLHAGDGADKMNASTEKRLKQQAAVVYCLIEHALDFGVVPQFIMEKIPAMLGCEAAVLSPTLDGFEELDTNSGTKRRHRRSLGVFSSTPVIITPNSKRKLPLESGQSYGSSKKRRSIKKNLVLELLPNALFGGSSTPVPGYTDPSASESLNSSQNALSSIGRSSRQCASSARRKSKRLSHRHVVNRVESGKAGCFSPKVTKKENVCKSLRLRFSLGKSSRDPKEGSESIGWRLATQESTTSFRFTKDAEFSPTVLRNKSSSNGSKFYSKSEDNLLTPQCNDGSAFRTSWNGETPDEGLVLGGGSFTDTPMNMCLNNNYYSEPAIVVAKPPMVASFPKKLCCGSSAESLESEGSFSQSQTGPTLLKIKRAFTESHHSAPSGEDKASHPENTETDSTPSESKTLKGASPNKESSSMPTPHRCLADDQNITFGQIKFVPLSPLSIDSTLFEVGRSSSLSEKACDQLLCAGDRSVEGEAEIVADQVNCSRLIDALDIQSPGHFTRSMAAGVQTTLYRASGLEYFQELNTPLPPMGTVSVMVDVAVASPEPSTHPQRQEHQQVELPSPGTLETRRVRVADHIQRFNKLVLYSPKSQAKAVRSPLKFQRTPVRQSVRRINSLLVDRRPAVVGNTSSRAQDTPTPVGKAVSLESGLSARAQLQPYQCQADNQGGPPNYKGRSTKTRPPPVPPKKTASIMRKPRNCALGDVTNKVQPKAKGDTPIKNSPGGEGQKSVVQQVAERDVCCYRGSPRNPLNDGRLLSATKPIDL is encoded by the exons ATGGATGCGTGCACAAGTCTGCTGGAACATGTGGATACAGAGGGTTTGTTCAGAAAGTCTGGTTCCATTGTCCGCCTGAAAGCACTCAGG GCGAAGTTGGATAAGGGTGAGGAGTGCCTGTCCACTGCCCTGCCGTGTGATGTTGCTGGCCTGGTCAAGCAGTTCTTCAGGGAGCTACCAGATCCTGTTCTGCCCACAGAGCTGCATGATGCCTTCCTCAAGGCCCAGCAGCTgcccacagaggaggagaggacctcTGCCACCCTGCTGCTGTCCTGTGTACTGCCTGACAGAAACATGAGCATCCTACATTACTTCTTCGCCTTCCTCCACAAAGTCTCTCAGAG AAGTGGTGTGAATAAGATGGACAGCAGTAACCTGTCTGTGATCCTGGCTCCCAACCTCCTGCACGCTGGAGACGGGGCAGACAAGATGAACGCCAGCACAGAGAAACGCCTCAAGCAACAGGCAGCCGTGGTCTACTGCCTTATAGAACATGCTCTGGATTTCG GTGTGGTACCTCAGTTTATCATGGAGAAGATTCCAGCCATGCTGGGCTGTGAGGCTGCTGTTCTTTCCCCTACTCTAGATGGATTCGAGGAGTTAGACACAAACTCTGGGACCAAGAGGAGACACAGGCGCAGTTTAGGAG TTTTTTCTTCAACTCCTGTGATAATTACTCCCAACTCCAAGAGAAAACTTCCTTTGGAATCTGGTCAAAGTTATGGCTCCAGCAAGAAACGGAGATCCATCAAAAAGAACCTTGTTTTAGAGTTACTACCTAATGCTCTGTTTGGTGGAAGCTCTACTCCTGTACCAG GATACACGGACCCCAGTGCTTCGGAATCCCTGAACTCCTCCCAGAATGCATTGTCCTCAATTGGGAGGTCCAGCAGGCAGTGTGCCAGCTCTGCAAGGAGAAAGAGCAAACGACTGAGTCACCGGCATGTTGTCAACCG AGTGGAGTCAGGGAAAGCTGGTTGCTTCTCTCCCAAGGTCACCAAGAAAGAAAATGTTTGTAAGTCCCTGCGCCTGCGCTTCAGCCTGGGCAAGAGCAGCAGAGACCCT AAAGAGGGTTCAGAGTCCATTGGTTGGCGACTTGCCACTCAAGAGAGCACCACCAGTTTTCGTTTCACCAAAGATGCCGAATTTAGCCCGACTGTATTGCGAAACAAGAGCTCGTCGAATG GCTCCAAGTTCTACAGTAAGTCAGAGGACAACCTGCTGACCCCCCAGTGTAATGACGGCAGTGCCTTCCGGACATCCTGGAATGGGGAGACTCCTGACGAGGGTCTTGTCTTGGGCGGGGGCTCCTTCACCGACACACCCATGAACATGTGCCTGAACAACAACTACTACTCTGAGCCTGCCATCGTGGTGGCCAAGCCCCCCATGGTGGCCAGCTTCCCCAAGAAGCTGTGCTGTGGCTCCAGCGCTGAGAGCCTGGAGAGTGAGGGCTCGTTCAGCCAGTCCCAGACCGGGCCCACCTTACTCAAGATCAAAAGAGCCTTCACTGAGTCACACCACAGTGCCCCCTCAGGAGAGGACAAGGCATCACACCCTGAGAACACTGAAACAGATTCAACTCCTTCTGAATCTAAAACACTCAAAGGTGCATCACCAAACAAAGAGAGTTCTAGCATGCCAACACCTCACAGGTGTCTGGCTGATGACCAGAACATCACATTTGGTCAGATCAAgtttgttcctctgtctcccttgTCTATAGACAGCACCCTGTTTGAAGTCGGAAGGAGTAGCAGTCTGTCAGAGAAGGCCTGTGACCAGTTGCTGTGTGCTGGTGACAGATCcgtggagggagaggcagagattgTGGCTGACCAAGTGAACTGCAGTAGGCTGATCGATGCCCTGGACATCCAGAGCCCTGGTCACTTCACACGCAGCATGGCTGCTGGGGTCCAGACCACTCTATACAGAGCCTCTGGGCTGGAGTACTTTCAGGAGCTCAACACCCCTCTACCCCCCATGGGTACAGTATCTGTAATGGTAGATGTGGCTGTGGCATCCCCAGAGCCCAGTACCCATCCCCAGAGGCAGGAGCATCAGCAGGTGGAGCTTCCCTCCCCAGGCACCCTGGAGACCCGCAGGGTAAGGGTGGCAGACCACATCCAGCGCTTCAACAAGCTCGTCCTGTATTCACCTAAATCACAGGCCAAAGCAGTCAGGTCCCCTCTCAAGTTCCAGCGTACTCCCGTGCGCCAGTCTGTCCGCAGGATCAACTCTCTACTGGTGGACAGGAGGCCTGCAGTGGTTGGGAACACCTCCAGCCGGGCCCAGGACACCCCTACCCCTGTGGGGAAGGCTGTCAGCCTGGAGAGTGGCCTGTCTGCTAGGGCTCAGCTTCAGCCTTACCAGTGCCAGGCAGACAACCAGGGAGGCCCCCCAAATTACAAGGGCCGCTCCACAAAAACCCGCCCTCCTCCTGTCCCACCCAAGAAGACAGCCAGCATCATGCGCAAGCCTAGGAATTGCGCTCTAGGCGACGTGACCAACAAGGTACAACCTAAGGCCAAAGGTGACACACCCATTAAGAACAGCCCAGGAGGTGAAGGTCAGaagtctgtggtgcagcaggtgGCTGAGAGGGATGTGTGTTGCTACAGAGGCTCCCCCAGGAACCCCCTCAACGATGGCAGACTGCTGTCAGCCACCAAGCCCATAGACCTCTAG
- the LOC118368348 gene encoding rho GTPase-activating protein 11A-like isoform X2 produces MKIIERNVMRLAVVQHLRAAYGIKTKNWNKNKAHTSCKLTVSYSVKVFGVPLESLPQYSVANGSVPCFLMDACTSLLEHVDTEGLFRKSGSIVRLKALRAKLDKGEECLSTALPCDVAGLVKQFFRELPDPVLPTELHDAFLKAQQLPTEEERTSATLLLSCVLPDRNMSILHYFFAFLHKVSQRSGVNKMDSSNLSVILAPNLLHAGDGADKMNASTEKRLKQQAAVVYCLIEHALDFGVVPQFIMEKIPAMLGCEAAVLSPTLDGFEELDTNSGTKRRHRRSLGDMVNGARNKLKINRTPTNTPQSDGYVFSSTPVIITPNSKRKLPLESGQSYGSSKKRRSIKKNLVLELLPNALFGGSSTPVPGYTDPSASESLNSSQNALSSIGRSSRQCASSARRKSKRLSHRHVVNRVESGKAGCFSPKVTKKENVCKSLRLRFSLGKSSRDPKEGSESIGWRLATQESTTSFRFTKDAEFSPTVLRNKSSSNGSKFYSKSEDNLLTPQCNDGSAFRTSWNGETPDEGLVLGGGSFTDTPMNMCLNNNYYSEPAIVVAKPPMVASFPKKLCCGSSAESLESEGSFSQSQTGPTLLKIKRAFTESHHSAPSGEDKASHPENTETDSTPSESKTLKGASPNKESSSMPTPHRCLADDQNITFGQIKFVPLSPLSIDSTLFEVGRSSSLSEKACDQLLCAGDRSVEGEAEIVADQVNCSRLIDALDIQSPGHFTRSMAAGVQTTLYRASGLEYFQELNTPLPPMGTVSVMVDVAVASPEPSTHPQRQEHQQVELPSPGTLETRRVRVADHIQRFNKLVLYSPKSQAKAVRSPLKFQRTPVRQSVRRINSLLVDRRPAVVGNTSSRAQDTPTPVGKAVSLESGLSARAQLQPYQCQADNQGGPPNYKGRSTKTRPPPVPPKKTASIMRKPRNCALGDVTNKVQPKAKGDTPIKNSPGGEGQKSVVQQVAERDVCCYRGSPRNPLNDGRLLSATKPIDL; encoded by the exons ATGAAGATCATTGAAAGAAATGTGATGCGTCTGGCTGTTGTGCAACACCTTCGTGCTGCTTATGGGATAAAGACGAAGAATTGGAATAAAAACAAAGCTCACACCAGCTGCAAGTTGACAGTTAGCTATTCG GTGAAAGTGTTTGGTGTACCGCTGGAGAGCCTTCCGCAGTACAGTGTGGCGAATGGCAGTGTACCGTG TTTTCTCATGGATGCGTGCACAAGTCTGCTGGAACATGTGGATACAGAGGGTTTGTTCAGAAAGTCTGGTTCCATTGTCCGCCTGAAAGCACTCAGG GCGAAGTTGGATAAGGGTGAGGAGTGCCTGTCCACTGCCCTGCCGTGTGATGTTGCTGGCCTGGTCAAGCAGTTCTTCAGGGAGCTACCAGATCCTGTTCTGCCCACAGAGCTGCATGATGCCTTCCTCAAGGCCCAGCAGCTgcccacagaggaggagaggacctcTGCCACCCTGCTGCTGTCCTGTGTACTGCCTGACAGAAACATGAGCATCCTACATTACTTCTTCGCCTTCCTCCACAAAGTCTCTCAGAG AAGTGGTGTGAATAAGATGGACAGCAGTAACCTGTCTGTGATCCTGGCTCCCAACCTCCTGCACGCTGGAGACGGGGCAGACAAGATGAACGCCAGCACAGAGAAACGCCTCAAGCAACAGGCAGCCGTGGTCTACTGCCTTATAGAACATGCTCTGGATTTCG GTGTGGTACCTCAGTTTATCATGGAGAAGATTCCAGCCATGCTGGGCTGTGAGGCTGCTGTTCTTTCCCCTACTCTAGATGGATTCGAGGAGTTAGACACAAACTCTGGGACCAAGAGGAGACACAGGCGCAGTTTAGGAG ATATGGTCAATGGAGCTCGGAATAAGTTAAAAATAAATAGAACACCCACAAATACTCCCCAGTCAGACGGATATG TTTTTTCTTCAACTCCTGTGATAATTACTCCCAACTCCAAGAGAAAACTTCCTTTGGAATCTGGTCAAAGTTATGGCTCCAGCAAGAAACGGAGATCCATCAAAAAGAACCTTGTTTTAGAGTTACTACCTAATGCTCTGTTTGGTGGAAGCTCTACTCCTGTACCAG GATACACGGACCCCAGTGCTTCGGAATCCCTGAACTCCTCCCAGAATGCATTGTCCTCAATTGGGAGGTCCAGCAGGCAGTGTGCCAGCTCTGCAAGGAGAAAGAGCAAACGACTGAGTCACCGGCATGTTGTCAACCG AGTGGAGTCAGGGAAAGCTGGTTGCTTCTCTCCCAAGGTCACCAAGAAAGAAAATGTTTGTAAGTCCCTGCGCCTGCGCTTCAGCCTGGGCAAGAGCAGCAGAGACCCT AAAGAGGGTTCAGAGTCCATTGGTTGGCGACTTGCCACTCAAGAGAGCACCACCAGTTTTCGTTTCACCAAAGATGCCGAATTTAGCCCGACTGTATTGCGAAACAAGAGCTCGTCGAATG GCTCCAAGTTCTACAGTAAGTCAGAGGACAACCTGCTGACCCCCCAGTGTAATGACGGCAGTGCCTTCCGGACATCCTGGAATGGGGAGACTCCTGACGAGGGTCTTGTCTTGGGCGGGGGCTCCTTCACCGACACACCCATGAACATGTGCCTGAACAACAACTACTACTCTGAGCCTGCCATCGTGGTGGCCAAGCCCCCCATGGTGGCCAGCTTCCCCAAGAAGCTGTGCTGTGGCTCCAGCGCTGAGAGCCTGGAGAGTGAGGGCTCGTTCAGCCAGTCCCAGACCGGGCCCACCTTACTCAAGATCAAAAGAGCCTTCACTGAGTCACACCACAGTGCCCCCTCAGGAGAGGACAAGGCATCACACCCTGAGAACACTGAAACAGATTCAACTCCTTCTGAATCTAAAACACTCAAAGGTGCATCACCAAACAAAGAGAGTTCTAGCATGCCAACACCTCACAGGTGTCTGGCTGATGACCAGAACATCACATTTGGTCAGATCAAgtttgttcctctgtctcccttgTCTATAGACAGCACCCTGTTTGAAGTCGGAAGGAGTAGCAGTCTGTCAGAGAAGGCCTGTGACCAGTTGCTGTGTGCTGGTGACAGATCcgtggagggagaggcagagattgTGGCTGACCAAGTGAACTGCAGTAGGCTGATCGATGCCCTGGACATCCAGAGCCCTGGTCACTTCACACGCAGCATGGCTGCTGGGGTCCAGACCACTCTATACAGAGCCTCTGGGCTGGAGTACTTTCAGGAGCTCAACACCCCTCTACCCCCCATGGGTACAGTATCTGTAATGGTAGATGTGGCTGTGGCATCCCCAGAGCCCAGTACCCATCCCCAGAGGCAGGAGCATCAGCAGGTGGAGCTTCCCTCCCCAGGCACCCTGGAGACCCGCAGGGTAAGGGTGGCAGACCACATCCAGCGCTTCAACAAGCTCGTCCTGTATTCACCTAAATCACAGGCCAAAGCAGTCAGGTCCCCTCTCAAGTTCCAGCGTACTCCCGTGCGCCAGTCTGTCCGCAGGATCAACTCTCTACTGGTGGACAGGAGGCCTGCAGTGGTTGGGAACACCTCCAGCCGGGCCCAGGACACCCCTACCCCTGTGGGGAAGGCTGTCAGCCTGGAGAGTGGCCTGTCTGCTAGGGCTCAGCTTCAGCCTTACCAGTGCCAGGCAGACAACCAGGGAGGCCCCCCAAATTACAAGGGCCGCTCCACAAAAACCCGCCCTCCTCCTGTCCCACCCAAGAAGACAGCCAGCATCATGCGCAAGCCTAGGAATTGCGCTCTAGGCGACGTGACCAACAAGGTACAACCTAAGGCCAAAGGTGACACACCCATTAAGAACAGCCCAGGAGGTGAAGGTCAGaagtctgtggtgcagcaggtgGCTGAGAGGGATGTGTGTTGCTACAGAGGCTCCCCCAGGAACCCCCTCAACGATGGCAGACTGCTGTCAGCCACCAAGCCCATAGACCTCTAG